The sequence CGAGCGGGGGGCCGCGAACCACTGGATCAACGGGACCGAGGAGCGGCTGGTCGCGGGCGACATGGTGTTCATCCGGCCCGACGACTGCCACGCGCTGCAGGCCGAGGACGGGATCGGCTGCCGGATCCTCAACGTGATGTTCCTGCCCGGCACCGCCGATCACCTCGCCGCGCGCTATGGCAGCGAACTGGCCGAGCGGTTCTTCTGGTTCGCGGGCGAGCTGCCGATGGTGCTTCACCTGACCGGTGCGCAGATGGAGCGGGCCATCAACACGGCCCAGCAGCTCGGCGGATCGCGGCGGACACTGGCGCGGATCGAGCACTTCCTGCTCGCGATCATGACCCATGTGCTCGACGAAGTGGCGACGATCGAGCGGAGCGCGCCGCGCTGGCTGATCGCGGCCTGCCAGGCGGCCCAGCAGCCGGAGGTGTTCCGGGAGGGGGCCGCCGGGTTCGTGGCCGCCGCCGGGCGTGGGCATGAGCATGTGTGCCGGCAGGCGCGGCGGCATCTGGGCGTCTCGCCCACCGTCTTCGTCAACCGGATCCGCATCCAGCACGCAGCCATGCTGCTGTCGGCCACCGGCCGGCCGCTGGCGGATGTGGCGGGCGACTGCGGGATCGAGAACCTGAGCTACTTCCACAAGCTCTTTCGCGAGCATTACGGCACCACCCCCGGAGCCTATCGCGAGCGGCGCCAGCGCGACCCGATCCAGAGCGGGACTGTCACCGAAACGTCGGTTTAGCTTGCTAACCGGCTGAACGAGCAGACGTTGGGGGGCTGAAGATGTTTCGGGTGATCGGGGCGACGGTGATCCTGCCGAACGGCGTGGCGCGCTGCGAGGTGAGCGTCGAGGACGGGCGGATCGCGGCGCTCGACGCCCCGGCAACGCCGGGCGAGGTGAAGGTGGACGGGCGCGGCAAGGTGCTGGCACCCGCGCTCATAGACATCCACGGCGACGCGTTCGAGCGGCAGATGATGCCGCGGCCCGGCGTGATGTTCCCCCTCGATCCGGCCGTGCTGGAGACCGACCGCCAGCTTGGGGCGAACGGGATCGCGACGGCGTTCCATGCGGTGACGCTGGGCTGGGAGCCGGGCCTGCGCTCCGTCGAGCAGGGGCGCGCGTTCTGCGCGGCGCTGGAGCGGCTCGGGCCGAGGCTGACGGTGGAGAACGCGATCCAGCTGCGGTGGGAGACCTTCGCCTTCGAGGCGGTGGACCTGATCGAGGAGGTGCTGGCCGGCCCCCTGCCTGCCGCCATCGCCTTCAACGATCACACGTCGATGTCGATGCTCGACCCGTCGATCCGCATCCAGGACCGGCCGTTCGAACAGGCGGCGGACTACCCGGCGGTGAGCTTCGACGCGCCGCATCTGCCGCGCAAGATGGCGGGCTCGGCCAAGCGGGCGGGGCTCGACATCGAGCCCTATCTCGAGCGGATGGGCGACATCTGGACCCGGCGGGCGGAGGTGCCCGCGGTGATCGAGCGGGTGGCGGCGGCCGGCCGCGAGGCCGGGGTCGGCATGCTGAGCCACGACGATACGCAGGACGAGACGCGGACCTTCTATCGCGGGCTCGGCGCGCGGATCAGCGAGTTTCCCATGCGGATCCCGGTCGCCGAGGCGGCGAAGGCGGCGGGCGACGCCATCGCCTTCGGCGCGCCCAACGTCGTGCGCGGCGGCAGCCATATCGGCTCGCCCTCCGCGGCGGAGATGGTGGAGGCGGGGCTCTGCGATATGCTCGCCTCGGACTACTACTACCCCGCGATGCTGGCCGCGGTGGCGCGCTTGCATGAGGAGAAGCGCGCACCGCTCGACAAGCTGTGGCGGCTGGTCTCGGCAGGACCGGCGGAGGCGATGCACCTGCCCGAACGGGGCGAGATCGCGGTGGGCCAGCGCGCCGACCTCGTGCTGCTCGACTGGCCCGAAGGCGAGACGCCGGCGGTGCGGCGGACCTGGGTGAAGGGGCGGCTCGCCTACTCCGCGGGCTGACCTACCGGAACCAGCGCGCCCAGCCGTCCTCGTAGTAGCGGACGAGGGCGTGGGAGAGGATGGTGTTGGTCTCGACCTCCAGCGGTGCCGTGTCGTGGCCGAAGGTGGTGAGGCCCGGCCACAGATCCGCATGATAGAACTGCAGGCCCTCGGGCAGCGGATCGGGGTCGCGCAACGGGCCGGGGCGCGCGAGCACGAAACCCCAGGTGCCGAAGCTCGGCACGTAGGCGTGGTAGGCGGTCGTGGAGAGCGTGCCGCCCGGGCGCTGCGGATCACGGGTCTCGTCCAGCGTGCGGTCGATGGACCAGAACGCCTCCCGCGCGAAGACGGGAGAGCCCGCTTGGGTGACGAGCGCGCCGCGTGGTGACAGGCGCTCGACGAGGCGGGCGTAGAACTCGCGGGAATAGAGCTTCGAGACCGAGAAATCGCGCGGATCCGGCAGGTCGAGGACGATGGCGTCGAATACCCGCCGGTCCTCGTCCGCGAACTGCCAGGCATCGTCGGCGATGATCTCGACGCGCGGGTCGTTCAGCGCGCGGTCGTTGAGGGCGGCGAGGTGGGGCACGTTGCGGAAGAGCTCGGTCACGCGGGGGTCGAGGTCAACCAGAACGACCTCCTCCACATCCGGCCAGCGCAGCACCTCGCGCGCGGCCATGCCGTCACCGCCGCCGAGGATCAGGATGGAGGTGCGGCGCGGCAGGCGGCTCATCATGGGGTGGACCAGCGTCTCGTGGTAGCGGTGCTCATCGAGGCTGTCGAACTGGATCGAGCCGTTGAGAAACAGCCGCGTCCGGTCGCCGAAGCGGGTGACGACGATGCGCTGATAGGGCGTCTCCTCGCTGAGGATCACGTCATCCTCGAACATCGCCGTATCGGCGAGGGAGACGAGGCGGTCGGTCCAGATCAGCGCCGCGGAACAGGCAACGAGCCCGCCGAGCCAGAAGCCGCGGATCAGCCAGCCGATGCGCTCGCGAAAGAGCCACAGCGAGATGCCCGCGACGACGAGATTGAGCACGCCGAAGACGAGGCTCGCCGCCATCAGCCCCAGTTGCGGGACGATCACCAGCGGGAAGAGCACGGCGGCGACCAGCGCCCCGGCATAATCCGCCGTCAGCACGCTGGAGAGCGTGTGCTGCATCGCCTGACGCGTGTGCAGGATGCGGGTGATGAGCGGGATCTCCAGCCCCGAGAGCGCGCCGATGGCGACCACCAGCGAGAAGAGCAGCAGCCCCAGCCCGTCGAGCCAGCCATAGGCGAGGAACAGGATCGGTGCGGAGAAGCCGCCCACGATGCCGAGCAGGACCTGGGAGAGGACGAAGCCCCGCTCCGCCTCCGTCACGTAGCGCGAGGCCCAGGCGCCCAGCCCCATGGAGGTCATGAAGACGCCGATGACGAGGGAGAACTGCGTGACGCTGTCGCCGAGCAGGTAGCTCGACACCGCACCCGCGATGAGCTCGTAGACCAGCCCGGCCACGGCCACCGCGAAGGTGGCCGCCAGCAGCCAGAGCCCCTGCGCCTCGGCCGCCGGGCGGGTCATCCGCTGACGATCACCGCCGCGATCAGGATCGATATGGCGAGGAACAGGCTGCCCATCAGCACCGCGATGGCCATGTTCTGCTCCTCCTCCACCTCGCGGCGCAGGGAGAAGGGGGTAAGCCACTCGATGACGATCCAGCTTACGATGAGCAGGCCGACGCCGAGGGCGGTGTAGAAGATCGTCGCCACGATCTCGGCGAAGATGATGGTCTCGAATGGGTTCATGTCGCTCTCCTCATTTGACCCCTCCGACAAAGCCGTAGCCGCCGCCCGGGGAGCCGACGCGGGCGGATTGTACCGATGTGCTCTGCCCGCCATAGCCGCTCATGCTGAGCATCGCGGCCGCACCGATCAGGCCGAGGACGAGCAGGACGAGGATCGCGCGCGCCAGCATCAGTCGTCGCTCCAGTCGCTGCCGGACCAGCGGCGGGTGTTGTGGATGGTCCGCTGCACAAGCATCCCGCCGCCGACGGCGAGGAAGGCGAACGCGAGATACCAGAGCCAGCGGGTGGCGGGCTTGCCTTGCGTCACCTCGACGGCCATGCGCTGTGCGAGCTGGCCGCCCTGCCAGTCCACCGCGGCCTCGGACTGCGCCATCTCCAGCGTGTAGTTGCCCGGCGGCAGGAGGAGGTGCGCGCGCGCCCAGCGGGAGCCCTCCGTCCAGCGGCCATCGGAGTCGCGGCCGAAATAGTAGCCCATGCCATCATCGAAGGCAGCGACGGGCTCGTCCTCTGCATCGTAGAGCTCGACCTCGTACCAGGCCCAGCTGTTGGAGACGTCGGACCAGATGGAGATCTCGGTGAGGCCCTGCGGGGCCGTGACCTCGAAGGGCAGCGTGAGCGGGTTGCGGACGCTGACCTCGCCCGACTGGGCGATCCGCGTGCCGGCGGCGCCGAGCGCGAAGCTCAGAACGACGGCGGCCGCGGCCCCGGCGAGCGTCAGGTTGCGGGCAAAGAGCGCGAGGGAGGAGCGGCGGAACGCCTGCAGCGGGTGCACGCCCGAGGGACGCCGCCAGTCCTTCGCCGCGATGCGGAAGCTCGCGAAGGTCGCCGCGCGGTCGAGGTGGCGGGAGAGCTCGTATTCCCGCTCCTTCCCGGTCTCGCGCATCGTCAGCATCTGGTCGTCGCCCATCAGCGAGACATAGAAAGAGTCCTCGTCGAGCTTGGGCGTGTAGTTGAACTCACCCTCGATGAACGTCGCCTCGGGCCGGCCGGAGCCGTAATAGCGATAGCGCGTGCGGCCCAGATGGGCGGCGGGGCGGCTCTCCGCATTCTCGATCGTGCGGGCGGAGATGAAGGCGGGGGCCGGCAGATCGCGGATCTTGCGGGTGAAGACGAGGTGGCCGTCCTCCCACGTGATCCAGGCATAGCCGTGGGTCCAGGAGAAGACCTGGTGGTCGACCCAGGTCCAGGTCCGCCCGCCATAGCGTTCCCGCCAGGCGATCGTGCCGATCACGGTGAAGGGCACGCCATAGACCTCGCCTGTCATGCCGATGGCGAGCGGGCTTTCGGGCCGGGGCATGTCGCGGAACTGCGCAATGACCTTGTAGCCGTCCTGCGCGTCGAGTTCCGCCCCGCAATAGGAGCAGACATGGGCGCGGACGCGACCGCCGCCGAGCACGCTGAGCCCGGCGCCGCAATTGGTGCAGTTGAAGCTCTCGGGCCGCGTCATAGGGTCTGCACGTCCCACGGATCGACCCAGCGGCCGCGGGTCCAGGCCTCGCCGCCCTCCCAGGTCTCGACGGTGGCAAGCGCGCGCTCGGGGCCGGAGAGGTCGAAATAGAGGTGCTTTTCGCCGACGCTCAGCACCTCTGGCAGTTCGCCGCGCACGGCGATGCATTCGGCGGTTTCGGCCTCGGTGACGCGGTAATCGGTGCCGTCGATGGCGACCGGCGTGCCGAGGCGCGGGCGGAAGCCGCGGGGCCAGAGGGCGCGGGGCAAGGGCTGCTCGATGGCGTAGTCGCCCTCATCGACGCTGAGCCACCAGCCGTCATCGTTCTGGTCGATGCACCAGTATTCGTCCCACCAGCCGCGGCCGTAGTCGTAGCGGGCATGGCCGAGGGGTGTGAGCCGCAGGCCCTCGACGGCCACGTCGCGAACGAGGGTGACGAGGGATGGCATGTCGTGCATCACCCCGCCGGAGCCCGCGAGGCGGAACCCGTCATCCATCAGCACGCTGGTGGAATGGCAATGGGCGCAGTCGATCATCTTGGACTGCGCAAGGCGCGGGGCCAGCGGCGCACCGCAATTCGCACAGTTGAAGCTGTCGAGCGCCATTCCGTCCGCCGTTTCCTGACCCCTGGGGCCTGCCGGACGCGATCAAGCCGGAAACGGTTCCGGGAGACAACCGGGAATCGGGCGGGTGGAGCGTGCCGTGGGGCGACGTTATCCTGCGGGCCACACCAGGGGGTGGAGGCGGGCATGGAAGAGCTGTCGGATGACGAGGTGATCGCGGCCGCGACCACGGGGGACGCCTTTCGCAAACCCTTGCTCATCGACGAGTTGGCGCGGCGGGCGCTGGCGGATCCGGCGTTGCTGGGCCAGGCGGTGGAGGCAATCTCGGCAGAGCGGGCGCTGCTATCGCGGCAAGGTTATGCGCCGGGATGGATGGCGGCGGGGCGGATCCTCGACAGCGGCGATGCGGGGGCGATCGCGGTGCTGCTGCGGGCGATGGACGCGTGGTCGGCGCGGGATCAGGCGGATCTCGTGGCGCTGTGGTCCGGTCCGGCGGGCCTTGCGGAGGGGACGCGGGCACTGTTGGAGCGTCACGGCTGGGCACCGAAATACGATCCGGAGCGGCGGTAGGGCGGCGCTTCGCACGCCGCCCCGAAGCGTTCAGCTCGCCTCGCCCACCGTGCCGCCGAGCTGGAGCGCCACACGCTCGGCCGCGAAGGCCAGCACCTCCTGCCGCGTGTTGCCGGCGACACCTTCGAGGAAGGGCCAGTCGGCCTCCATCGAGAAGACGATGCCGTCGGTCTCCTCCGGCGTCATCACGTCGTCCCCGTCGAGCGCGTTCGCCACCCGGTCGCGTAGGGCGGTGAGGAAGACGCGTTGGGCCGCGACCTCGTCCAGATCCACCGGCGACGGGCCGTGGCCGATATGCAGCTGGTCCTTCGCGTCGTAGCGGGTCGCGAGCGTGTCGAGCTGGTCGAGCCAGGCCTCCACATCCTCGAACGGGACGGCGGGCGCGCCGACATTCACCAGGTCGCCGATGAAGGCGAGGTCGGCCTCCTCGACCGTGACGGTGAGGGTGGATTCCGCCTCGCTCGGACCGAAGATGTCGAAGCGGAGCGTGGTGCCGCCGATCTCGCGCACCTCTCCGTCGGAGACGACGGTGGCGTCGGCCACGGCTTCCGTCAGCACCTCCTGCGTCGGGAAGCGGTCGCCGTGGCGCTGGTTGCGCATCTCGATGAAGCCGCGGCCATCGGTGCGGATCGAGGCGAGCGTGGTGGCATCGGTGATCACCTCGGCCTCCGGGAACGCCTCGAGCCAGACGGGCAGACCGCCGTAGTGGTCGGTGTGGGCGTGGCTGATGATGATGGCGGTCACCGGCTGCGCGGTGGTGGCGCGCAGGTGGCGTAGGGCGCGCTCGGCCTCCGGCAACAGGCGCTGGGTGTCGATGAGGACGGTGCCGGCCTCTGTCTCGAACCAGTGGGTGTTGACGCTGTCGACGTCGCGGACCTGGCTCGCATAGCTGTGCACGGTCAGATCGTCGGCGAGCGCCATGCCCGGCATGAGCGCGAGGGTCAGGGCGAGGTTGCGGAAGGTGGTCATCTTGATACTCCAATGCTGCGGTCGGGCGTCCATTCTTGACGCCTGTGTCAAAGTTGGGGTGGGAAGGCATTCTTGACGAGAGTGTCAAAGACGGAGATGTGGAAACAAACCGTCACCCGCTGGAGGGGCCCGAATGGTCGGCATCCGGAAATTCGACGAGGCAAAGCTGATCAAGGACGCGATGCGCACCTTCTGGGCGCGGGGTGCGGCGGCGACCACGATGGCGGACCTCGCGATGGCGACGGGGGTGCAGCGCGGCAGCCTTTACAACGCCTATGGCGACAGGGAGACGCTGCTGATCGCGGCGCTCGACCTCTATGCCACGCGGTGGCGGGCGCAAGCGGTGCAGGCGCTCACCGATCCGGAGCCAGAGGCGGCGGTGGCGGGGTTCCTGCAGGTCCACACCGACCGCATGGCCGATCCTGGCAACCCGCCGGGCTGCCTGATGACGGAGGTCTCGATGGAGCTCGCCGATCTGTCGGAGGCGGTGGCGCAGCGGGTCGCGATGCACTTCCAACAGACCGAGGACGCGCTGCAGGCGTACTTCGAGGCGGCGCAGGGGCGTGGGGCGTTACACCCTCCGCTCCAGCCCCGGCCCAGCGCGCGCTTCGTCGTCGCCACCAGCCGCGGGATGGCGGTGATGCACAAGGCCCATGGCGGGCGGATCGACGTGGTGGAGGATGTGGCAGCCTCGGCCAGCCTGCTCTTTCGCCGGCCGAGGTGAGGGGTGCTTAGCCGGCGGCCTTGAGCTCCGGCGTTGCTTCGGCGGCGTGCTCCACCGGCTCCCATTGCAGATCGCCCGCGTAGCGCCAGGCCATCCGGCCCGTCTCGTCGAGCGCGAAGAGGTGGAGCCAGCGGTTGTCGAAGAGTGCGCGCACGCCGTCATGGCGGCCGAGGATCTCGGCCATCGCCTCGCGCGGAGCCTCGATGCAGACCGACAGGCGCAGCGGGTCGTGAACATGGCCCTCGCCATCGTGGACCGACTGCCAGGGCAGCCCGGCGCGCAGGGTGCCGCCGTTCCCCTCGATCACGCCGATGCCGCCCGTGACGTTGTGCAGGAGCTTGTTGCCCGAGCCGAAGAGCGTCGGCGCCACGGTCGAGCCGTAATACTGCAGGCTGATCCAGCTCGCGACCACGACGGGCGCGGTCATGATGAGCTCCAGCACGCTGAAGCTCTCGTCCTGCCGCCAGTCGTAGTCGTGGAGGAAGGCGCGGCCGGCGAGGCTCTTGCCCGCGGTCCGCTGGCGTGGTGCAGCGACGAAGGCCTTGCACCCGGCGAGCGCCCATTCGGGGCGGGTCTCGGCCCAGTCGCGGCTGCGGATCGCGATGTCCCCCTCCCCCGCGGCGCGCGGCAGGCGCAGCGCCCGCTCGGCCCGGGTGCTCTGCCCGGCGGTGGCGAGCCAGCTCTCGGCTTGGCGGAGGTCGTTGGCATGGTCCTTCGACGGGTGGTCGTCGGCATAGATCGTGACGGCGTCCGTCGTGGTGTCGTGCAGCGCGCCGAGGAAGAGAGTGTCCGCCGGAACCTCGATCCCCCGCGGCCGGAGTGCCGCGCGCACCTCCGCATCGTTGAGCAGGGCTGCGAGCAGGCGGGCGTTGACCTCGCCGGAATAGCCGCCGCAGGCGCCGCAGTGGAGGCCGCTGGCGTGGGGGTTGTTGACCACGTTGGCCCCGTGGCCCGCGAGCAGGATCAGCCGGGCGAAGTTGCTCGTGAGGGACATGGCGCGCAGCACCGTCTCCGCCGCGTCGGTCCGCGCGTCGAGATCGAGCGCGGGGTCGAGGCGCGGGGCGGGTTCAGCGGGCGCGGACGAGGGCGCAAGGCCCAGCGCGTCGCGCACCAGCTTGCCTGCGTAGATCGGGCCCGTCGCCTCGACAAAGGCGAAGGAGGAGACGGCGGCGAGCTTGAACCGGCCCCAGGCGCGGGCGGCGCGGGCCTTGAAGCGGGCGGTGAGATCCGCTTCCTCCTCGCCCGCCGCGGTGGTGGAGACGCCGGGGTTCAGGAGCACCGGCAGCCGCCGCTCCTCGACATCGGAGGCGAAGGACTTGTGCGCGACCGGCAGGCCGAAGAAGCCCGCGAAGCCGAGCGTGCGGATGTTGGGATCGACGGCCTCCAGCCCGCGGCGGAAGATCTCCGACCGGACGTCGATGCAGAACGCGGCCTGCAGCGCGGGGCGGCTGTCGGAGGCCGCGGGCGCTGGCGCCGCGAAGGTCTGCGCGAGCTCCCGCTGGGCGGCGCGCTCGGCGGCCTCCTGCAGAATGGCGTCGATGACGTGATCCGCGGTCGGGGCGAGCGGGGCGGCGTGGGCGGTGCGCACCTCCGCCCACCGCGCGGCGATCTGGTCGGCGTGCTGGGTGAAGAGCGCCTCCTCCCACAGCAGCCGGATCGCGAGCAGGTCGGTGATGGTCGCGTCATGCTCGCCAGCGAGCTCCGCCTGCCAGAGGGTGTAGCGCGCATACTGCGCCCAGCCGCCAAGGGAGAGCAGGAGCTGGTGGAGGTAGGTCTCCAGCGCGTCATCCATCAGGCCCAGCGTCTCGATGGCGCGGGCGGTGGCGGCGGAGGCCGTCTCCGGCGCGTCGGCGACGAACTGGGCGAAGCCTGCGAGGCCCGCGATCTCTGGCGTCAGGTCGTGGGTCGCGACCTCGCGCCAGGCGGCATAGGCCCCCCTGCCCTTCGGCGCGGCCCAGAGCGCCTGGCCCTGGTCGAAATAGCCGGCGGTCCAGGCGCCGATCCGCTCGGCGAGGAGGCCGGGCCAGTCGGTGCCCGACGCCTCCGCCGCGAGATCGGCGATGGTGGGCAGGGCTTCGGGGGCGGCACGCTCGGCCCCCGCGGAGGTGCGCAGGGCAGCGAGGTCGGCCGGGGCGCCCGCCGGGGCGGTGGCGAGGGCCGCGGTCAGGTCCTCATCGGTGATGGTGCCGTCGGCGATGCGCGCGGCATACCACGTGCGGTCCATGGTGACCGGCGCTCCGGCGACGCGGCCGAGCCGGGCGGCGACATCCGCAAGGCCCTCCCCGGTCTGGCCGAGGAACGGGTTCACCGCGACGGAGGAGGCGAGCGGCCAGACCGGCGGGATCGCCCGGGCGGCGGCGTCGGTGGCGGCGGCGAGCGCTTCGGAAGAAAGCGAGAGGGTCATCGTTCGTACTCCTTCGCGAGAGATCAGGACGTGGACCGGCTGGACCAGCCGCCGAGCAGCCGGTCGAACACCGCGTTGGCGTAGAGCCCGTTCGAGAGGTGGACGCGCAGGCCCGCCGCCGCCGGGTGGTAGGCCCAGAGCGGGAACATGGCCTGTGCGACCGCCACGAGGCCGAAGCTGACGAGGGCGAGCACGATCAGCGCCCATTCCAGCGGCCCCGGCGCAGGCGTCGGCGGCAGGGTGCCGGACATCAGGCCCTCCGCCGCGGTCTGCAGCGCGAAGTAGCCGATGGCGGCGGCCACCGAATAGGCGGCGGTGCGGCGCGTCAGGATGCGCGGCGCGGCATCGGCGAGCCCCTGCGCCAGCAGGTAGGCGACGCCGAAGATCAGGATGGCGCCCAGCGCGATCGCCTGCGGCGACTTGCCGGTGAAGCCGAAGATCAAGCCCACCACGGCGTAGATCGCCAGGGCCAGCAGGAAGGCGCGGCCCACCGCGGCCCCGTTCGGGATCGCCACCGGACCCGGCCGCCGGATCGAGGCCACGCCCTCCACCGCCATGCCGGAGGCGAGGAACGCATGCGCCTTGTAGAGCGAGTGCGCCACGATGTGCAGCAGTGCGAGCGGGAAGAGCGCGAGGCCGCATTGCAGGATCATAAAGCCCATCTGGGCGACCGTGGACCAGGCGAGCGAGGTCTTCACCGCCGGCTGGGTCAGCATCACCAGCCCGCCGAAGAGCGCCGTGAACCCACCGATCATTACGAGCACGGCCAGCACGCCGGGCGAGAGCAGCATCACGTCGGCGAAGCGGATCAGCAGGAAGCCACCCGCGTTGATCACCCCGGCGTGGAGGAGAGCGGAGACCGGCGTCGGCGTCTCCATCACCTCGGTCAGCCAGCCATGGGTGGGGAACTGGGCGGATTTCAGGAGGGCCGCGACGGCGAGCAGGATCGCGACGGCGACGGCGATGCCCCCGCCCTCACCAAGGCGCGCGGCGGCCAGGATCTCGGCAATGTCGCCGGTGCCATACTGGATAAGCAGGAGGATCGCGGCGCCGATCAGCGCGGCATCGCCGAGGCGCGCGGTCACGTATTTCTTGCGCGCCGCCCGCTGGGCCGCCACCCGCTCGGGGTAGTGCAGCAGGAGCTTGTGGAGGAAGAGGCTCGTCGCGATCCAGGCGGCGACCAGTTGCAGCAGGCTGCCCGCCGTCACCAGCAGCATGACGGCGGCAAGCGTGGCGCAGAGCCAGCCGGTGAAGCTACCCTGCCGCGCCTCGCCGTCCATGTAGGTGGCCGCATAGCGCAGCACGACCCAACCGACGAAGGTGACGAGGAGGAGCATCACGGCGCTCAGCGCATCGAGCCGGATCGAGAGGCCGAGCCCTGCGACGCCGATCAGCGGGCTGTTACCGCTGCCCGCCGCGATCAGTGTGATGGCCGAGAGGACGGCGACGCCAAAGGCGGCGAGCGCCGCGAGCTCCACGGTCTTGAGCACGGAGCCGGGGCGCTGCTCCGGCCCGCGAAAGGCGAGAAACGCGGCGAGGATCAGCGCGAGGGGTGCCAGAAGCGGCAGGAAGGCGAGCAGCATGTCAGGTCTCCCGATGGTCGGCGTGACGGTTGGGGAGCCATGTAGCGGCGCACCCTGATTATAGAAAATACATTGTTTATCCCGTTTCGTTCGCTTTAGTAGAACACATGGCCGAGCTGAACTATCACCATCTGCGCTATTTCTGGGCCGTGGCCCATGACGGGAACCTCACGCGGACGGCGGAGCGGCTGAACCTGTCGCAATCCGCCGTCTCCGTTCAGATCCGGACGTTGGAGGAGCATCTGGGCCACGCACTCTTCGAACGGCGGGGGCGGCAGCTTCACCTGACGGAGGCGGGGCGCATCGCGCTCGACCACGCGGACACGATCTTCGCCGCGGGGACGGAGCTGGTGGGCACGCTGAAGGAACGCGGGCGGACGCGGCAGGCGATCCGTATCGGGGCGCTGGCAACGCTCTCGCGCAACTTCCACATCGAGTTCCTGCGCCCCATCCTCGGCCGGCCGGATGTGGAGGTCGTGCTGCGCTCGGGCACCACGGCCGAGCTGTTGCTGGGGCTGGAGACGCTGAACCTCGACGTCGTGCTGATGAACCAGCCGCCGCCGCGGGATGCGGCGACGCCCTTCGTCTCCCACCGCCTGGCGGAGGAGGCGGTGAGCCTTGTCGGCACGCCCGAGCTGGTCGCCGGGGGCGCAGATCTGCGCGATTATCTCAGTTCGCAGCCGGTGATCCTGCCGACGATCGAGACCAATGTGCGCATCGGCTTCGATGCACTGACCGACCGGCTGGGCCTGCGCCCGCAGATCGCTGCCGAGGTGGACGACATGGCGATGATGCGTCTTCTGGCACGGGAGGGCGCGGGCCTCGCGGTCCTCCCGCCCATAGTCGTGCAGGACGAGCTGAGCGACGGGCGGCTGGTGGAGGCGGGGCATCTGCCGGGGATCAGCGAAACCTTCCACGCGAT is a genomic window of Pontivivens ytuae containing:
- a CDS encoding YbcC family protein: MTLSLSSEALAAATDAAARAIPPVWPLASSVAVNPFLGQTGEGLADVAARLGRVAGAPVTMDRTWYAARIADGTITDEDLTAALATAPAGAPADLAALRTSAGAERAAPEALPTIADLAAEASGTDWPGLLAERIGAWTAGYFDQGQALWAAPKGRGAYAAWREVATHDLTPEIAGLAGFAQFVADAPETASAATARAIETLGLMDDALETYLHQLLLSLGGWAQYARYTLWQAELAGEHDATITDLLAIRLLWEEALFTQHADQIAARWAEVRTAHAAPLAPTADHVIDAILQEAAERAAQRELAQTFAAPAPAASDSRPALQAAFCIDVRSEIFRRGLEAVDPNIRTLGFAGFFGLPVAHKSFASDVEERRLPVLLNPGVSTTAAGEEEADLTARFKARAARAWGRFKLAAVSSFAFVEATGPIYAGKLVRDALGLAPSSAPAEPAPRLDPALDLDARTDAAETVLRAMSLTSNFARLILLAGHGANVVNNPHASGLHCGACGGYSGEVNARLLAALLNDAEVRAALRPRGIEVPADTLFLGALHDTTTDAVTIYADDHPSKDHANDLRQAESWLATAGQSTRAERALRLPRAAGEGDIAIRSRDWAETRPEWALAGCKAFVAAPRQRTAGKSLAGRAFLHDYDWRQDESFSVLELIMTAPVVVASWISLQYYGSTVAPTLFGSGNKLLHNVTGGIGVIEGNGGTLRAGLPWQSVHDGEGHVHDPLRLSVCIEAPREAMAEILGRHDGVRALFDNRWLHLFALDETGRMAWRYAGDLQWEPVEHAAEATPELKAAG
- a CDS encoding proton-conducting transporter membrane subunit → MLLAFLPLLAPLALILAAFLAFRGPEQRPGSVLKTVELAALAAFGVAVLSAITLIAAGSGNSPLIGVAGLGLSIRLDALSAVMLLLVTFVGWVVLRYAATYMDGEARQGSFTGWLCATLAAVMLLVTAGSLLQLVAAWIATSLFLHKLLLHYPERVAAQRAARKKYVTARLGDAALIGAAILLLIQYGTGDIAEILAAARLGEGGGIAVAVAILLAVAALLKSAQFPTHGWLTEVMETPTPVSALLHAGVINAGGFLLIRFADVMLLSPGVLAVLVMIGGFTALFGGLVMLTQPAVKTSLAWSTVAQMGFMILQCGLALFPLALLHIVAHSLYKAHAFLASGMAVEGVASIRRPGPVAIPNGAAVGRAFLLALAIYAVVGLIFGFTGKSPQAIALGAILIFGVAYLLAQGLADAAPRILTRRTAAYSVAAAIGYFALQTAAEGLMSGTLPPTPAPGPLEWALIVLALVSFGLVAVAQAMFPLWAYHPAAAGLRVHLSNGLYANAVFDRLLGGWSSRSTS
- a CDS encoding LysR family transcriptional regulator — protein: MAELNYHHLRYFWAVAHDGNLTRTAERLNLSQSAVSVQIRTLEEHLGHALFERRGRQLHLTEAGRIALDHADTIFAAGTELVGTLKERGRTRQAIRIGALATLSRNFHIEFLRPILGRPDVEVVLRSGTTAELLLGLETLNLDVVLMNQPPPRDAATPFVSHRLAEEAVSLVGTPELVAGGADLRDYLSSQPVILPTIETNVRIGFDALTDRLGLRPQIAAEVDDMAMMRLLAREGAGLAVLPPIVVQDELSDGRLVEAGHLPGISETFHAITMKRRFPNPLLTDLLGTVRPEANQT